In the Pseudolabrys taiwanensis genome, one interval contains:
- a CDS encoding thymidylate synthase, translated as MRQYLELMEHILANGVEKRDRTGTGTRSVFGYQMRFDLGAGFPLLTTKKLHLKSIVHELLWFLAGDTNIKYLNDNGVRIWDEWADERGDLGPVYGHQWRSWPAKDGATIDQIANVIAMIKRNPDSRRLIVTAWNPADVDKMALPPCHCLFQFYVAEGRLSCQLYQRSADVFLGVPFNIASYALLTMMVAQVTGYKPGDFVWTGGDTHLYLNHVEQAHLQLSRAPRALPTMRINPDVKDIFSFRYEDFAVENYDPHPHIKAEVAV; from the coding sequence ATGCGCCAATACCTCGAACTGATGGAGCACATCCTCGCCAATGGCGTGGAGAAGCGCGACCGCACCGGCACCGGCACGCGGTCGGTGTTCGGCTATCAGATGCGGTTCGACCTCGGCGCGGGTTTTCCGCTGCTCACCACCAAGAAGCTGCACCTGAAGTCGATCGTCCACGAACTGCTGTGGTTCCTCGCCGGCGACACCAACATCAAATACCTCAACGACAACGGCGTCCGCATCTGGGACGAGTGGGCGGACGAGCGCGGCGATCTCGGGCCGGTCTACGGCCACCAGTGGCGCTCCTGGCCGGCGAAAGATGGGGCGACGATCGATCAGATCGCCAACGTGATCGCGATGATCAAGCGCAACCCGGATTCGCGCCGGCTGATCGTGACGGCGTGGAACCCGGCCGACGTCGACAAGATGGCGCTGCCGCCGTGCCACTGCCTGTTCCAGTTCTATGTCGCGGAGGGCCGGCTCTCATGTCAGCTTTACCAGCGCTCGGCCGACGTCTTCCTCGGCGTGCCGTTCAACATCGCATCCTATGCGCTGCTGACCATGATGGTGGCGCAGGTCACCGGCTACAAACCCGGCGACTTCGTGTGGACCGGCGGCGACACGCATCTATATCTCAATCACGTCGAGCAGGCGCATCTGCAATTGTCGCGCGCGCCGCGCGCGCTGCCGACCATGCGCATCAATCCCGACGTGAAGGACATCTTCTCGTTCCGCTACGAGGACTTCGCGGTCGAGAATTACGACCCGCATCCGCATATCAAGGCCGAGGTGGCGGTGTGA
- a CDS encoding amidohydrolase family protein, with translation MRIDVHAHVVEQSYLAALTDILGLERVDAGDKLLLRKDGHTVAWTRPDMFDIATRLRDMDKKQVDIQLLSLSTPNVYPWAGTQQIAVARAINDHTAGICRAHPDRFRGLASLPMSDIEAALAELARSCDELGMTGIAIGSNLAGVPLNHASLEPLWQEIDRRRLPLFMHPMFPVNTAGMDEFELPLRIGFPFDTTTAATRLIYGGVLERYPNLTFILAHTGGTLLTLLERLDNGYRLFPDCRKYITRPPSTFARRFYYDTASFFAPAIMMAHATVGADRLLFGTDNPFISGGAEHVLDLPLGHDDKTAILGGNAATLFNIK, from the coding sequence ATGCGCATTGACGTTCACGCCCACGTCGTCGAGCAATCCTACCTCGCCGCGCTCACCGACATTCTCGGCCTCGAGCGGGTCGACGCGGGCGACAAGCTGCTTCTGCGCAAGGATGGCCACACGGTCGCTTGGACGCGGCCGGACATGTTCGATATCGCCACGCGGTTGCGCGACATGGACAAAAAGCAGGTCGACATCCAGCTGCTGTCGCTCAGTACGCCCAATGTGTATCCTTGGGCCGGCACGCAGCAAATCGCCGTTGCCCGCGCGATCAATGACCATACCGCCGGCATCTGCCGCGCGCATCCGGACCGCTTCCGCGGCCTTGCCAGTCTGCCGATGAGCGATATCGAGGCCGCGCTGGCGGAGCTCGCACGCAGCTGCGACGAGCTCGGCATGACCGGCATCGCCATTGGATCGAATCTCGCCGGCGTTCCGCTCAACCATGCAAGCCTGGAGCCGCTCTGGCAGGAGATCGACCGTCGGCGCCTGCCGCTGTTCATGCATCCGATGTTTCCGGTGAACACCGCCGGCATGGACGAATTCGAGCTGCCGTTGCGCATCGGCTTTCCATTCGACACGACCACGGCCGCGACCCGGCTCATCTATGGCGGCGTGCTCGAGCGCTATCCGAACCTCACATTCATCCTGGCCCATACCGGCGGCACATTGTTGACGCTGCTCGAACGGCTCGACAACGGCTATCGCCTATTCCCGGATTGCCGCAAATACATCACCCGTCCGCCGAGCACCTTCGCGCGCCGCTTCTATTACGACACGGCCTCGTTCTTCGCGCCGGCCATCATGATGGCGCATGCCACGGTCGGCGCCGATCGCCTGCTGTTCGGCACGGACAATCCGTTCATTTCCGGCGGCGCCGAGCATGTGCTCGACCTGCCGCTCGGCCATGACGACAAGACCGCCATCCTCGGCGGCAATGCCGCCACGCTTTTCAACATCAAATAA
- a CDS encoding Bug family tripartite tricarboxylate transporter substrate binding protein produces the protein MRHPVILSSGRNMLGLALSALAFILLAVNAGHAEDYPARPIRMIVPLAAGGGTDLLARIIGEDMSQTLGQPVIVDNRPGAGTQIGAEVVAKAPADGYTLLSASMTTYAFNPGLYSKLRYDPVKDFATISLTGRFTLVLLAHKSFAPNTLAEFVALAKAKPGTINFASSGPGSPHQLAMELLAARAGIKLVHVPYKGAAPALQDLMAGHVPVMITDYASSRQAITSGLVKVLAVASPDRLAELPNVPTIAESGYPGFEASAWQGIVAPKDTPQPIIDKLNAAIVKALQNPALRAKLVAIGIEPISSTPAEFSAYMQAEIAKWREVIKAANITTE, from the coding sequence GTGCGACATCCGGTCATATTGTCATCCGGGCGCAACATGCTCGGGCTTGCGCTCAGCGCTCTCGCCTTCATCCTGCTCGCCGTGAATGCCGGCCACGCCGAGGACTACCCGGCGCGGCCGATCCGCATGATCGTCCCGCTTGCGGCCGGCGGCGGCACCGATCTGCTGGCCCGCATCATCGGCGAGGACATGTCGCAGACGCTTGGCCAACCGGTCATCGTCGACAACAGGCCCGGCGCCGGCACGCAGATCGGTGCGGAGGTCGTCGCCAAGGCACCCGCCGACGGCTACACGCTGTTGTCGGCCTCGATGACCACCTATGCCTTCAATCCCGGCCTTTACAGCAAGCTGCGCTACGACCCGGTGAAGGACTTCGCCACAATCTCACTGACGGGTCGCTTCACGCTGGTGCTGCTCGCGCACAAGTCCTTCGCGCCAAATACGCTCGCGGAATTCGTCGCCCTGGCCAAGGCGAAGCCGGGCACCATCAACTTCGCCTCGTCCGGCCCCGGCAGCCCGCACCAGCTCGCGATGGAATTGTTGGCAGCCCGCGCCGGCATCAAGCTCGTGCACGTGCCTTACAAAGGCGCCGCGCCGGCCCTGCAGGACCTGATGGCCGGGCATGTGCCGGTCATGATTACCGACTATGCGAGCTCCCGGCAGGCGATCACCTCTGGCCTCGTGAAGGTGTTGGCTGTCGCCTCGCCGGATCGCCTGGCCGAACTGCCGAACGTGCCGACCATCGCTGAATCAGGCTACCCGGGCTTCGAGGCCTCCGCCTGGCAGGGTATCGTCGCGCCGAAAGACACGCCGCAGCCGATCATCGACAAGCTCAACGCGGCCATCGTCAAGGCCCTGCAGAATCCCGCGTTGCGCGCCAAGCTCGTCGCCATCGGCATCGAGCCGATCTCCAGTACGCCCGCCGAATTCTCCGCTTACATGCAGGCCGAAATCGCCAAATGGCGTGAGGTGATCAAGGCCGCCAATATCACGACCGAATAG
- a CDS encoding LysR family transcriptional regulator — protein sequence MILPRHGLISSRLHYFQTVARLGSIRRAAQALNVAPSAISRTIQHLEQELGAPLFERARQRLKLTSAGEILVYHAGASVAELDRARAFIDDLQGLRRGSVSIAAVESVARGLLPETLSRFWSRYPDVAVQVTTTGSQQAFEAVARGECDLAIAFDARPPKGTQRLAGANLRLGALVPPKHALAARRGVRLREFAAERVILSDASLTLGSSIEAAILGSGIELKPIAVTNSIHLMSAFAVRGHGVTFQTRVGVERELEEGELVFVPFNDPSLRPRKLMLIARGKAHLAAGPAALAAMLSEAIQRLDGR from the coding sequence ATGATCCTTCCACGCCACGGCCTCATCTCGTCCCGGCTTCATTACTTCCAGACCGTCGCCCGCCTCGGTTCGATCCGCCGCGCCGCGCAGGCGCTCAACGTCGCGCCGTCCGCCATAAGCCGCACCATCCAGCACCTCGAGCAGGAACTGGGCGCGCCCTTGTTCGAGCGCGCGCGGCAACGCCTGAAGCTGACCAGCGCCGGCGAGATACTCGTCTATCATGCGGGCGCCAGTGTCGCCGAACTCGACCGGGCGCGCGCCTTCATCGACGACCTGCAGGGCCTGCGTCGCGGCTCGGTCAGCATCGCCGCGGTGGAGAGCGTGGCGCGCGGCCTGCTGCCCGAGACGTTGTCGCGCTTCTGGAGCCGCTATCCCGACGTCGCGGTGCAGGTGACGACGACCGGCTCGCAGCAGGCCTTCGAGGCGGTCGCCCGCGGCGAATGCGACCTGGCGATTGCGTTCGACGCACGGCCGCCGAAGGGCACGCAGCGGCTTGCCGGCGCCAACCTGCGGCTCGGCGCGCTCGTTCCGCCGAAGCATGCGCTCGCGGCGCGTCGCGGCGTGCGCCTGCGCGAGTTCGCCGCCGAGCGGGTGATCCTGTCGGACGCCAGTCTCACGCTCGGCTCGTCGATCGAAGCGGCGATCCTCGGTTCGGGAATAGAGCTGAAGCCGATTGCCGTCACCAACTCCATTCATCTGATGAGCGCGTTTGCCGTCCGGGGGCACGGCGTCACGTTCCAGACGCGTGTGGGCGTCGAACGCGAGTTGGAGGAGGGTGAACTGGTGTTCGTGCCCTTCAACGATCCCTCGTTGCGGCCGCGCAAGCTGATGCTGATCGCGCGCGGCAAGGCCCATCTCGCCGCCGGTCCCGCGGCGCTCGCCGCGATGCTGAGCGAGGCGATCCAGCGGCTCGACGGCCGCTGA
- a CDS encoding tripartite tricarboxylate transporter TctB family protein encodes MAEGNKATRDAGGFGFKVRGPREFYGGLVLIGIAILAIWASRDLAGSHGFAFGPGTAPRMFAILLALMGGAIAISGLLVDGPPIEKFAFKGPAFVVVAILLFACMIRGISLEYLGLPISIPGFGLVPSTFVAFMVSIMASSEMRWIESLVAAAGMTLFCVLLFVYALALPFQLWPSFF; translated from the coding sequence ATGGCGGAGGGGAACAAGGCCACCCGCGACGCTGGTGGCTTCGGTTTCAAAGTACGCGGTCCGCGCGAGTTCTACGGCGGCCTGGTGCTGATTGGGATTGCTATTCTGGCGATCTGGGCGTCCCGCGATCTCGCTGGTTCGCACGGCTTTGCTTTTGGGCCGGGCACCGCGCCGCGGATGTTCGCAATTCTGCTGGCGTTGATGGGCGGCGCCATCGCCATTAGCGGTCTGCTCGTCGACGGTCCGCCGATCGAGAAGTTCGCCTTCAAGGGGCCGGCCTTCGTGGTCGTGGCGATCCTGCTGTTCGCCTGCATGATCCGCGGCATCAGCCTTGAATATCTCGGGCTGCCGATCAGCATCCCCGGCTTCGGCTTGGTTCCCTCGACCTTTGTCGCCTTCATGGTCTCGATCATGGCGTCGTCGGAGATGCGTTGGATCGAGAGCCTGGTGGCCGCGGCTGGGATGACGCTTTTTTGCGTCCTTCTGTTTGTTTACGCGCTGGCGCTGCCGTTCCAGCTTTGGCCGTCTTTCTTCTGA
- a CDS encoding dihydrofolate reductase: protein MKMGLKVVLVAAIGENGVIGREGQLPWRLKSDLQHFKMVTLNRPMIMGRKTYESIGRPLPGRTNIVLTRDLGLIAPGCVLATSWDAAFGFAREDARKRAVDEVMIIGGSDVFAETLPYADRLEITRVHASPEGDVRFPPIDPAIWRETRREHHPRGPEDDTDFTVLTYVSTR from the coding sequence ATGAAAATGGGATTGAAGGTCGTGCTGGTCGCGGCCATCGGCGAGAACGGCGTGATCGGCCGCGAAGGTCAACTGCCGTGGCGGCTGAAGTCCGACCTGCAGCACTTCAAGATGGTGACGCTCAACCGCCCGATGATCATGGGCCGCAAGACCTACGAGTCGATCGGACGGCCGTTGCCGGGGCGCACCAACATCGTTTTGACCCGCGATCTCGGCCTCATAGCGCCGGGCTGCGTGCTGGCGACGAGCTGGGACGCGGCCTTCGGCTTCGCGCGCGAGGACGCGCGCAAGCGCGCGGTGGACGAGGTGATGATCATCGGCGGCAGCGACGTGTTCGCCGAAACATTGCCCTATGCCGATCGCCTGGAGATCACGCGCGTGCATGCGAGCCCTGAGGGCGACGTGCGCTTTCCTCCGATCGATCCGGCGATCTGGCGCGAGACGCGGCGCGAGCATCATCCGCGCGGGCCGGAGGACGACACCGACTTCACTGTGCTAACCTATGTGAGCACGCGCTGA
- a CDS encoding SMP-30/gluconolactonase/LRE family protein, protein MPILCGRRCARVVAVAFAATCAALPVHAETIFQPHATWHELSAAGRFFSEGVVAGKDGRVYITDMTPSVVFKENNPGGTIYRYDPKTKQLDPIMQPSGMANGLHIDKHGDLIIAQTADTPATGGRAIVRRNLATGTTTLLADAYDGKRLVGPNDVTSDAQGRIYFTDARYGGNEPMELPNAVYRIDPDGKIVQLGTDVFRPNGIEVSPDGRRLYVSAFNSARLRTNPSGPAADKFGLTMGGVVAYDLDSAGNISNSRLFYRNDELGVDGMTLDTDGNLYLALHNGNPQDPKGHVAVLDRNGKEIARMDLPEKFIPSNLGFGRGDDAGTLYMTTAFKWRLYSIPTTRHGHYFD, encoded by the coding sequence ATGCCGATCCTGTGCGGACGCCGTTGTGCGCGCGTCGTTGCTGTCGCCTTTGCGGCGACCTGCGCCGCTTTGCCTGTGCACGCCGAAACGATTTTCCAACCGCATGCGACGTGGCACGAGCTCTCGGCCGCCGGGCGGTTCTTCTCGGAAGGTGTCGTCGCGGGCAAAGACGGCCGCGTCTACATCACCGACATGACCCCGTCGGTGGTGTTCAAAGAGAACAATCCGGGCGGCACGATTTATCGCTACGATCCGAAGACCAAGCAGCTCGACCCGATCATGCAGCCGAGCGGCATGGCCAACGGCCTGCATATCGACAAACACGGCGACCTGATCATTGCCCAGACCGCCGACACGCCCGCGACCGGCGGCCGCGCCATCGTCCGCCGCAATCTTGCGACCGGCACGACGACGCTGCTGGCCGATGCCTATGATGGCAAACGGCTGGTCGGCCCGAACGACGTGACCAGCGACGCGCAAGGGCGCATCTACTTCACCGACGCGCGCTACGGCGGCAACGAGCCGATGGAACTGCCGAATGCGGTGTACCGCATCGATCCCGACGGCAAGATCGTGCAGCTGGGTACAGACGTCTTTCGTCCCAACGGCATCGAAGTGTCACCGGACGGCCGTCGCCTCTACGTCTCCGCATTCAATTCGGCGCGCCTGCGCACCAACCCCAGCGGACCCGCGGCCGACAAATTCGGCCTCACCATGGGCGGCGTGGTTGCTTACGACCTTGATAGCGCCGGCAACATCTCCAATAGCCGTCTGTTCTATCGCAACGACGAACTCGGCGTCGACGGCATGACGCTCGACACCGATGGCAATCTGTATCTCGCCCTGCACAACGGCAATCCGCAGGACCCGAAGGGCCATGTCGCCGTGCTCGATCGCAACGGCAAAGAGATCGCCCGCATGGACCTGCCGGAGAAGTTCATCCCCAGCAATCTCGGCTTCGGCCGCGGCGACGATGCCGGCACGCTCTACATGACCACCGCCTTCAAATGGCGCCTCTACAGCATTCCGACCACCCGGCACGGCCACTACTTCGATTGA
- a CDS encoding tripartite tricarboxylate transporter substrate-binding protein, giving the protein MRRMIGRGLLLAAFAVATFGAAQAQSDYPKRNITMIVPFAAGGPTDVVARIVSDHMARTLGQTILIENVVGAGGTTGAGRAARASNDGYTVIMGHMGTHAAAVALYANLSYKPDVDFEPVGLAAGTPILILTKKDFPAKDLKEFVAYVKANNTKLNMAHAGVGSVSHTTCLLLSSILQVKPIAVPFNGTGPAMNALVGGQVDYMCDQIVNAVPQIQAGTIRAFAIGTPERSPVLPDVPTTTEAGLPQYQASAWNAVFAPKGTPKEVTQKLADALDKALDDPAVRKRLLDLGSDIPGKDRRGPQALGTLVKGEIDKWTPIIKANM; this is encoded by the coding sequence ATGAGGAGAATGATTGGTCGCGGCCTGTTGCTGGCCGCGTTCGCTGTCGCGACATTCGGGGCCGCGCAGGCGCAGAGCGACTATCCCAAACGCAATATCACGATGATCGTGCCGTTCGCCGCGGGCGGACCGACGGATGTCGTGGCACGCATCGTGTCCGATCACATGGCGCGCACGCTCGGGCAGACGATCCTGATCGAGAACGTGGTCGGCGCCGGCGGCACCACCGGCGCGGGCCGGGCCGCGCGTGCGAGCAATGACGGCTACACGGTGATCATGGGCCACATGGGCACGCACGCCGCCGCGGTCGCGCTCTATGCCAATCTCTCCTACAAGCCGGACGTCGACTTCGAGCCCGTGGGGCTCGCCGCGGGCACGCCGATTCTCATTCTGACGAAGAAGGATTTTCCGGCGAAGGATCTCAAGGAGTTCGTGGCCTATGTGAAGGCCAATAATACGAAGTTGAACATGGCGCATGCCGGCGTCGGCTCGGTGTCGCACACGACATGCCTGCTGTTGTCGTCGATCCTGCAGGTGAAGCCCATCGCCGTGCCGTTCAACGGTACGGGGCCGGCGATGAACGCGCTGGTCGGCGGTCAGGTCGATTACATGTGCGACCAGATCGTCAACGCCGTGCCGCAGATCCAGGCTGGCACCATCCGCGCCTTCGCGATCGGTACGCCCGAGCGCTCGCCGGTGCTGCCCGACGTGCCGACGACGACCGAGGCGGGGCTGCCGCAATACCAGGCCTCCGCCTGGAACGCGGTGTTCGCGCCGAAGGGCACGCCCAAGGAGGTCACGCAGAAGCTGGCCGACGCTCTCGACAAGGCGCTTGACGATCCGGCGGTGCGCAAGCGGCTGCTCGATCTCGGCAGCGACATTCCCGGCAAGGATCGCCGCGGCCCGCAAGCGCTCGGCACTTTGGTGAAGGGCGAGATCGACAAGTGGACGCCGATCATCAAGGCGAACATGTAA
- a CDS encoding MarR family winged helix-turn-helix transcriptional regulator encodes MTKGRAAIDDGLRGVGAKDQTIAYLVREAHRALSADLQARIAQYGVNAGMWRFLRVLWEEDAISQRDLSDRVGMTAATTVLALDRMEREALVLRVRDGKDRRVARVHLTAKGRRLREKLLPHAAEVDAVACTGLAPAEVALLKTLLTRMRVNVGTYGALAQRKPAAPRRRRPPAG; translated from the coding sequence TTGACCAAAGGGCGCGCGGCCATCGACGATGGCTTGCGCGGCGTCGGGGCGAAGGACCAGACGATCGCCTATCTCGTTCGCGAAGCGCATCGCGCGCTTTCCGCGGATCTTCAGGCGCGTATCGCTCAGTACGGCGTGAACGCCGGCATGTGGCGATTCCTCCGCGTGCTGTGGGAAGAGGATGCGATCAGTCAGCGCGACCTGAGCGACCGTGTCGGCATGACGGCGGCCACGACCGTGCTCGCGCTCGATCGCATGGAGCGGGAAGCCCTCGTGCTGCGGGTGCGCGACGGCAAGGATCGGCGCGTCGCCCGCGTGCACCTGACTGCAAAGGGGCGCCGTCTCCGCGAGAAGCTGCTGCCGCACGCGGCCGAGGTCGATGCGGTCGCCTGCACCGGTCTCGCGCCGGCCGAGGTTGCCTTGTTGAAGACTTTGCTGACGCGGATGCGCGTCAATGTCGGAACCTACGGCGCGCTGGCCCAGCGCAAGCCCGCGGCGCCGCGCAGGCGGCGGCCGCCGGCCGGCTAA
- a CDS encoding tripartite tricarboxylate transporter permease has protein sequence MTDLFANLWLGFSVAAHPYNIGFCLLGALVGTLVGVLPGVGTVATVAMLLPITFGLPPVGALIMLAGIYYGAQYGGSTTSVLVNIPGEATSVVTCLDGHQMARQGRAGAALAIAAIGSFFAGCVATVLVAALGVPLTSIALLFGPAEYFSLMILGLIFAVVLAKGSVPKAIAMILLGLLLSMIGSDLETGAGRMTFDIPELSDGIGFANVAMGVFGFAEIIRNLEMSQESRDILQGKIKGLMPTRQDLIDSSGPIVRGTILGSLLGILPGGGAVVASFAAYTFEKRIAKHPERFGRGAIEGVAAPEAANNAAAQTSFIPLLTLGIPPNAVMALMVGAMTIHGIVPGPQVMTKQPELFWGMIASMWLGNLMLVIINLPLVGVWVSLLRVPYRILFPSIIVFCCIGIYSINNSPTDVIIAGMFGIFGYWLSKHEFEPAPLVLAFVLGPLMEENLRRAMLIARGDATVFLTRPISAVLIGISLVLLAIAMLPMIRKRREEVFVEE, from the coding sequence ATGACTGATCTTTTCGCCAATCTTTGGCTCGGCTTCTCCGTTGCCGCGCATCCCTACAACATCGGCTTCTGCTTGCTCGGTGCGCTGGTCGGCACGCTCGTTGGCGTGTTGCCGGGTGTCGGCACGGTCGCCACCGTCGCCATGCTGCTGCCGATCACCTTCGGCCTGCCGCCGGTCGGCGCGCTCATCATGCTCGCCGGCATCTATTACGGCGCGCAATACGGCGGTTCGACCACGTCGGTGCTGGTGAACATCCCGGGCGAGGCCACCTCGGTGGTCACGTGTCTCGACGGTCACCAGATGGCGCGGCAAGGCCGCGCCGGCGCGGCGCTTGCGATCGCCGCGATCGGCTCGTTCTTCGCCGGCTGCGTCGCCACGGTGTTGGTCGCCGCGCTCGGTGTGCCGCTCACGTCCATCGCGCTGTTGTTCGGTCCGGCCGAATACTTCTCGCTGATGATCCTCGGCCTGATCTTCGCCGTCGTTCTGGCGAAGGGCTCGGTGCCGAAGGCCATCGCGATGATCCTGCTCGGTCTCTTGTTGTCGATGATCGGCTCGGACCTCGAGACCGGCGCCGGCCGCATGACCTTCGATATTCCGGAGCTTTCGGACGGCATCGGCTTCGCCAACGTCGCCATGGGCGTGTTTGGCTTCGCCGAGATCATCCGCAACCTGGAAATGTCGCAGGAGAGCCGCGACATTCTGCAGGGCAAGATCAAGGGTCTGATGCCGACGCGGCAGGACCTGATCGACTCCTCGGGGCCGATCGTTCGCGGCACCATCCTCGGCTCGCTCCTCGGCATTCTGCCGGGCGGCGGCGCCGTCGTGGCGTCGTTCGCCGCCTACACCTTCGAGAAACGCATCGCCAAGCATCCAGAGCGCTTCGGTCGCGGCGCGATCGAGGGCGTTGCGGCGCCGGAAGCCGCCAACAACGCCGCGGCGCAGACCTCGTTCATCCCGCTGCTCACCCTCGGCATCCCGCCGAACGCGGTGATGGCGCTGATGGTCGGCGCGATGACCATTCACGGCATCGTGCCGGGTCCGCAGGTCATGACCAAGCAGCCGGAACTGTTCTGGGGCATGATCGCCTCGATGTGGCTCGGCAACCTGATGCTGGTCATCATCAACCTGCCGCTCGTCGGCGTGTGGGTGAGCCTGCTGCGTGTGCCGTATCGCATCCTGTTCCCCTCGATCATCGTGTTCTGTTGCATCGGCATCTATTCGATCAACAACTCGCCGACCGACGTGATCATTGCCGGCATGTTCGGAATCTTCGGCTACTGGCTGTCGAAGCACGAGTTCGAACCGGCGCCGCTGGTGCTGGCCTTCGTGCTCGGACCGCTGATGGAAGAGAACCTGCGCCGTGCGATGCTGATCGCGCGCGGCGATGCGACGGTGTTCCTGACGCGGCCGATTTCGGCGGTGCTCATCGGCATCTCGCTCGTCCTGCTCGCGATCGCCATGCTGCCGATGATCCGCAAGCGGCGCGAAGAGGTCTTCGTCGAAGAATAG
- a CDS encoding Crp/Fnr family transcriptional regulator, whose amino-acid sequence MDALCASEPEFVKECVRPFSFVHGDRLAEPGAPIEYVFFPQSGLLSLVVELNTGEQIEAAMIGRDGALGASVVHGAPLWVSTCIAQIAGQGLCMDAADVVALAQRHQSLRSQLYAQEQYLLVQAQQMAACNARHHIPARLCSWFLRAHDIIGHGDLYVTQEFLAQLLGVQRASVSLIAGALQDEGLIQYRRGRLSILDKDGLAAKACGCHERLRNHQRQQFRADTVESVG is encoded by the coding sequence TTGGATGCGCTCTGCGCGAGCGAGCCGGAATTCGTCAAAGAATGCGTGAGGCCATTTTCATTCGTGCACGGCGATCGGCTCGCTGAACCGGGCGCTCCGATAGAGTATGTCTTCTTTCCGCAATCCGGATTGCTATCGCTCGTCGTCGAATTGAATACCGGTGAACAGATCGAAGCGGCGATGATCGGGCGCGACGGTGCGCTCGGCGCATCGGTCGTCCATGGTGCGCCGCTTTGGGTGAGCACGTGCATCGCTCAGATCGCCGGCCAGGGTTTGTGCATGGATGCGGCCGATGTCGTCGCGCTCGCGCAGCGCCATCAAAGCTTGCGTTCGCAACTCTATGCCCAAGAGCAGTACCTGCTGGTGCAGGCGCAGCAGATGGCCGCCTGCAATGCGCGCCATCATATCCCGGCGCGCCTCTGCAGTTGGTTTCTCCGCGCGCATGACATCATCGGCCACGGCGATCTGTACGTGACGCAGGAATTCCTGGCGCAACTTCTCGGCGTTCAGCGAGCCAGCGTCTCTCTTATCGCCGGCGCGTTGCAGGACGAGGGGCTGATCCAATATCGGCGTGGACGTCTGTCGATCTTGGACAAGGATGGTTTGGCGGCGAAAGCGTGCGGTTGCCACGAGAGGCTCCGCAACCATCAGCGCCAACAATTTCGCGCCGACACCGTCGAGTCGGTGGGATGA
- a CDS encoding GNAT family N-acetyltransferase has translation MSLVVRSARPQDSALIFALVCELADYENLQHEVDATPESIAAALFAPEPRLYCDIAEWDGEPAGLAVWFLNFSTFRGRHGVYLEDLYVRPDMRGRGIGKALMQRLAQHCVERDLARFEWAVLDWNAPSIAFYESIGAKVMGEWKLCRLSGAALSKFAKQGAPA, from the coding sequence GTGAGCCTCGTCGTTCGCAGCGCGCGTCCGCAGGACAGCGCGCTCATTTTCGCGCTGGTGTGCGAACTCGCCGACTACGAGAACCTGCAGCACGAAGTCGACGCGACGCCGGAGAGCATCGCCGCCGCGCTGTTTGCGCCCGAGCCGCGACTCTACTGCGATATCGCCGAGTGGGACGGCGAGCCGGCGGGCCTCGCCGTCTGGTTCCTCAACTTCTCGACCTTCCGCGGCCGGCACGGCGTCTATCTGGAAGACCTTTATGTGCGGCCGGACATGCGCGGGCGCGGCATCGGCAAGGCGCTGATGCAGCGGCTGGCGCAGCATTGCGTCGAACGCGACCTCGCGCGTTTCGAATGGGCGGTGCTCGATTGGAATGCGCCGTCGATCGCCTTCTACGAATCCATCGGCGCCAAAGTGATGGGTGAGTGGAAGCTCTGCCGGCTGTCGGGCGCGGCGCTCTCGAAGTTCGCAAAGCAAGGGGCGCCGGCATGA